One window from the genome of Buchnera aphidicola str. Ua (Uroleucon ambrosiae) encodes:
- a CDS encoding flagellar assembly protein FliH, which yields MSNLNLKKTWVTWSPQEVFLKNIENNKIMLFDFYKIKQEDFCVQNNENNIEKESNIDETNIEIYEKAFKKGFLEGQLAHDIITQKLNNLCLSFENDISNFEHQLYSELLNIVLKISSYIIGKKIDIDQAMLINYIQKIINEHGSFLKNPKLIVHPDNKILIENTFKQFIKNYQWTFEYDNSIDLNSCKVTSEHSYIDATVNARWQELYRLIFSEEY from the coding sequence ATGTCTAATTTAAACTTAAAAAAAACATGGGTAACGTGGTCTCCACAAGAAGTATTTTTAAAAAATATTGAAAATAATAAAATAATGTTGTTTGATTTTTATAAAATTAAACAAGAAGATTTTTGTGTTCAAAATAATGAAAATAATATAGAGAAAGAATCAAACATTGACGAAACAAACATAGAAATATATGAAAAAGCTTTTAAAAAAGGATTTTTAGAAGGTCAATTAGCTCATGATATTATCACGCAAAAATTAAATAATTTATGCTTATCTTTTGAAAATGATATTTCTAATTTTGAACATCAATTATATTCTGAATTATTGAACATTGTTTTAAAAATTTCGTCTTATATTATTGGAAAGAAAATTGATATTGATCAAGCCATGTTAATTAATTACATTCAAAAAATCATTAATGAACATGGTTCTTTTTTAAAAAATCCTAAACTTATCGTGCATCCAGATAATAAGATATTAATAGAAAATACATTTAAACAATTTATCAAGAATTATCAATGGACATTCGAATATGATAATAGTATTGACTTAAATAGTTGTAAAGTTACATCAGAACATAGTTATATCGATGCTACAGTTAATGCTAGATGGCAAGAATTATATCGTCTTATATTTTCAGAGGAATATTAA
- a CDS encoding FliI/YscN family ATPase — protein MARIISSYIFRGILMNLRFSKLLKKLSSFGNQIDQLSNILNYGRLISINGLVLEAFGLNSSIGSECFIERIIESKRRDIIAEIIGFSGKKTFLLASEDISGVLPGARIFLKLGNHKNYSLKKIPLTTKLLGRVLDARGNPLDQLPKIDYKYYSTIEKKIINPLNRTSITEVLDTGIRSINALLTIGKGQKIGIFSSSGIGKSILLGMIAKYTKADVIVIGLIGERGREVKDFIKNTLGTKGLSRSVIIAAPADFSPILKIKSASYAANIAEYFFKKNQNVLLIIDSLTRYAMAQREISLSLGELPVAKGYPASLFSKISSLVESTGMVNNKKGSITSFYTILNEGEDEQDPVAHLARSILDGHIILSRYYADAGHYPAIDIESSISRVMPNIIDSKQYKQASYFKKLVSAFQRNRDLINIGAYVHGTDMILDHAIKIWPKLEKFLQQKISEKHNYDASCKDLNEIFL, from the coding sequence ATGGCAAGAATTATATCGTCTTATATTTTCAGAGGAATATTAATGAATTTAAGATTTTCTAAATTATTAAAAAAGCTTTCTTCTTTTGGAAATCAGATTGACCAACTATCTAATATTTTGAATTATGGTCGACTTATAAGTATTAATGGATTAGTTTTAGAAGCTTTCGGATTAAATAGTTCTATAGGTTCAGAATGTTTTATAGAACGTATAATAGAATCAAAAAGAAGAGATATTATAGCTGAAATCATAGGTTTTTCAGGAAAAAAAACGTTTTTATTAGCCTCTGAAGATATTAGCGGTGTATTACCTGGAGCTCGTATTTTTTTAAAATTAGGAAATCATAAAAACTATTCTTTAAAAAAAATACCATTAACTACTAAATTATTAGGAAGAGTATTAGATGCTCGAGGTAATCCGTTAGATCAGTTACCTAAAATAGATTATAAATATTATTCTACAATAGAAAAAAAGATTATTAATCCATTAAATAGAACATCAATTACTGAGGTATTAGATACTGGAATACGTTCAATTAATGCGCTTTTAACTATTGGAAAAGGTCAAAAAATAGGAATTTTTTCTAGTTCTGGTATTGGTAAAAGCATTTTACTTGGAATGATAGCAAAATATACAAAAGCTGATGTTATTGTGATTGGTTTAATTGGAGAACGGGGTCGAGAAGTAAAAGATTTTATAAAAAACACGTTAGGTACTAAAGGTTTATCGAGATCAGTAATTATTGCTGCTCCTGCAGATTTTTCACCTATTTTAAAAATAAAATCTGCATCTTATGCAGCTAATATTGCAGAATATTTTTTTAAAAAAAATCAAAATGTTTTATTAATTATTGATTCTTTAACTCGTTATGCAATGGCTCAAAGGGAGATTTCATTATCATTAGGTGAATTACCAGTTGCTAAAGGTTATCCAGCATCTTTATTTTCAAAAATTTCAAGTTTAGTTGAATCTACTGGGATGGTTAATAACAAAAAAGGTTCAATTACTTCATTTTATACAATTTTAAATGAAGGTGAAGATGAACAAGATCCAGTTGCACATTTAGCACGTTCTATATTAGATGGACATATCATATTATCTCGTTATTATGCTGATGCAGGTCATTATCCTGCAATTGATATTGAATCTTCTATTAGTCGAGTAATGCCTAATATTATTGATTCAAAACAGTATAAGCAAGCATCTTATTTTAAAAAATTAGTTTCGGCATTTCAAAGAAACAGAGATTTAATTAATATTGGAGCTTATGTTCATGGAACTGATATGATTTTAGATCATGCTATTAAAATTTGGCCAAAATTAGAAAAATTTTTGCAACAAAAAATATCAGAAAAACATAATTATGATGCTTCTTGTAAAGATTTAAATGAAATATTTCTTTAA
- a CDS encoding flagellar export protein FliJ: MKIQNIYLKKNKTLNQLEILTSYKKEYIKKMHAEMISGISVHCLINYQSFIVMLDHIIQENLCVIENDTKIIKESIENLTKNHINLKTWTYLNAINKQRILKIKTIKEQSINDNYTQLKFLKKDAYFNVGNNESHNISEQYD, from the coding sequence ATGAAGATTCAAAATATCTATTTAAAAAAAAATAAAACATTAAATCAATTAGAAATCTTAACTAGTTATAAAAAAGAATATATAAAAAAAATGCATGCAGAAATGATATCAGGTATTAGTGTGCATTGTTTAATAAATTATCAAAGTTTTATTGTTATGTTAGATCACATTATCCAAGAAAATTTATGTGTGATTGAAAATGATACAAAAATTATTAAAGAGAGTATAGAAAATTTAACTAAAAATCATATTAATTTAAAAACTTGGACATATTTAAATGCAATAAATAAACAACGTATATTAAAAATAAAAACCATTAAAGAACAGAGCATTAATGATAATTATACTCAACTAAAATTTCTTAAAAAGGATGCTTATTTTAATGTCGGAAATAATGAATCACATAATATTTCAGAACAATACGATTAA
- a CDS encoding flagellar hook-length control protein FliK, producing MNHIIFQNNTINENNNFLYSLNKLDVFTSIFNIYNVSALKKEIKLNTILAEEKKYNDKNIIYFNFNYILNNLLNMFNKNEISYNSTELKMIKDKNIKKKTIDIKNDNNSIQFNSFLKNIRKIKQIKEYRKIFLKKKLSHQIQENKNQYKNNIKQNNQTYKLNNINKVKNLQFSKIRSQDLQKKIKFCKEKINIIHDNKKIALALDFKIAQNNLERSNIDNKFSTIINNQYKSNILNQEEFESLNIQKIVLKSSNNFIEWKNSINQKILSLISKNYSQVKINLKPESLGSINIIINMKNDNIILQFVSTHNKVRMLLNECVPFLSNELKKQGIKLKKCNIFSSFKHYTNNNYKTCSKKYINDIDKFEKKINIYEKEINFIKSKRTEKTDWYV from the coding sequence ATGAATCACATAATATTTCAGAACAATACGATTAATGAAAATAATAATTTTTTGTATTCACTTAATAAATTAGATGTATTTACTTCTATTTTTAATATATATAATGTATCTGCATTAAAAAAAGAAATCAAATTGAATACGATATTAGCAGAAGAAAAAAAATACAATGATAAAAATATTATATATTTTAATTTTAATTATATATTGAATAATTTACTAAATATGTTTAATAAAAATGAAATTTCATATAATTCTACAGAATTAAAAATGATCAAAGATAAAAACATAAAAAAAAAAACAATAGATATAAAGAATGATAATAATTCTATACAGTTCAATTCTTTTTTAAAAAATATACGTAAAATAAAACAAATAAAAGAATATCGTAAAATATTTTTAAAAAAAAAATTATCGCATCAAATTCAAGAAAACAAAAATCAATATAAAAATAATATAAAACAAAATAATCAAACATATAAATTAAATAATATAAATAAAGTAAAAAATTTACAGTTTTCTAAAATTAGATCTCAAGATCTTCAAAAAAAAATAAAATTTTGTAAAGAAAAAATTAATATCATTCATGACAATAAAAAAATAGCTTTAGCATTAGATTTTAAAATTGCTCAAAATAATTTAGAAAGATCTAACATAGATAATAAATTTTCTACTATAATTAATAATCAATATAAATCCAATATATTAAATCAAGAAGAATTTGAATCATTAAATATACAAAAAATAGTTTTAAAAAGTTCTAATAATTTTATCGAATGGAAAAATTCAATTAATCAAAAAATACTTTCATTAATTTCTAAAAATTATAGTCAAGTTAAAATAAATTTAAAACCTGAATCATTAGGATCAATAAATATTATAATTAATATGAAAAATGATAATATTATATTACAATTTGTTTCAACACATAATAAAGTGAGAATGTTATTAAATGAATGTGTGCCTTTTTTATCTAATGAGCTGAAAAAGCAAGGTATTAAATTAAAAAAATGTAATATATTCAGCTCATTTAAACATTATACAAATAATAATTACAAAACTTGCTCTAAAAAATATATTAATGATATTGATAAATTTGAAAAAAAAATAAATATATATGAAAAAGAAATCAATTTTATAAAATCTAAGAGAACAGAGAAAACAGATTGGTATGTATAA
- a CDS encoding FliM/FliN family flagellar motor switch protein, whose translation MGKSHNFNDQLKKVYQRDNNLHKFLQEDAIQIFENINDCFVNHFVDFFSHFIKNKIELIEYNFKIDSYNFQNIIKKNVKCYNLIEISPYQNKSFIIFYNNFLSVTLDFLFGGAGTFSTKIKNTQEITDTDLFINKKIITFITNFLSNIYQKNFCKEINFIDKKIFFNNTTHHIDLNMMFLINNFNFKINNIEFSFDILIPESIISKINVNKNMLINDDNNIHKKTNNFSLKDIENVELNIIARMISMKISKDKFHHLSVGDILPINQPDKIIGYIENQPIFFGNYKSFNKQSIIFIEKFINNDLELNQE comes from the coding sequence ATGGGGAAAAGTCATAATTTTAATGATCAACTGAAAAAAGTTTATCAAAGAGACAATAATTTACATAAATTTTTACAAGAAGATGCAATTCAAATATTTGAAAATATTAATGATTGTTTTGTTAATCATTTCGTTGATTTTTTTTCTCATTTCATTAAAAATAAAATTGAATTAATTGAGTATAATTTTAAAATAGATTCTTATAATTTTCAAAATATAATTAAAAAAAATGTTAAATGTTATAATTTAATAGAAATATCTCCTTATCAAAATAAATCTTTTATCATTTTTTATAATAATTTTTTATCAGTCACATTAGATTTTTTATTTGGAGGTGCGGGGACTTTTTCAACAAAAATAAAAAATACTCAAGAAATAACAGATACTGATTTATTTATTAATAAAAAAATTATTACATTTATTACTAATTTTCTTTCGAATATTTATCAAAAAAATTTTTGTAAGGAAATTAATTTTATTGATAAAAAAATATTTTTTAATAATACAACACATCATATCGATTTAAATATGATGTTTTTAATTAATAATTTTAATTTTAAAATTAATAATATAGAATTTTCTTTTGATATATTAATTCCTGAATCAATAATTTCAAAAATAAATGTAAATAAAAACATGTTAATAAATGATGATAATAATATACATAAAAAAACAAATAACTTTTCTCTGAAAGATATAGAAAATGTAGAATTAAATATTATTGCTCGCATGATTTCTATGAAAATATCAAAAGATAAATTTCATCATTTATCAGTAGGTGATATTTTACCAATTAACCAACCTGATAAAATTATAGGATATATAGAGAATCAACCTATATTTTTTGGTAATTATAAAAGTTTTAATAAACAATCTATTATTTTTATAGAAAAATTTATTAATAATGATTTAGAGTTAAATCAAGAATAG
- the fliN gene encoding flagellar motor switch protein FliN encodes MSNTLKHSKNQNITTTSEQKTLETELINQDFSHEKELNDSEKLITSKNLVLNTLVTITIELGKSKIKIKDFLKLSQGNVLVLNKSVQEPLDIFINDYLIASGEIVVLDQKYGIRITNIKSYLNNIDISS; translated from the coding sequence ATGAGCAACACACTAAAACACTCTAAAAATCAAAACATTACTACTACATCTGAACAAAAAACATTAGAAACTGAATTAATAAATCAAGATTTCTCTCATGAAAAAGAATTAAATGATTCTGAAAAATTAATTACATCAAAAAATCTTGTACTTAATACATTAGTAACAATTACTATTGAATTAGGAAAATCTAAAATAAAAATTAAAGATTTTCTTAAATTATCTCAAGGAAACGTATTAGTTTTAAATAAATCCGTACAAGAGCCATTAGATATATTTATTAATGATTATTTAATTGCATCTGGAGAAATTGTTGTTTTAGATCAAAAATATGGTATTCGTATTACAAATATAAAAAGTTATTTAAACAATATAGATATTTCATCTTAA
- the fliP gene encoding flagellar type III secretion system pore protein FliP (The bacterial flagellar biogenesis protein FliP forms a type III secretion system (T3SS)-type pore required for flagellar assembly.), protein MFYKIISIVFLLLLCPNVNAQIPGITSHMLEDGGQTWSVPIQTLVFLTSLTFLPAFLLMMTSFTRIIIVFGLLRNALGTPYAPSNQILLGLALFLTFFVMSPTFDTIYKDAYVPFSEDKLNMEDAILKGAVPLKKFMLNQTRTTDLELFSKLAHISTYKDMNDIPMRILLPSFMTSELKTAFQIGFTIFIPFLIIDLVVASVLMALGMMMVPPSTISLPFKLMLFVLVDGWQLLITSLAESFNT, encoded by the coding sequence ATGTTTTATAAAATTATTTCAATTGTATTTTTATTACTATTGTGTCCAAATGTTAACGCTCAAATACCCGGAATAACAAGTCATATGTTAGAAGACGGAGGACAAACATGGTCTGTACCTATACAAACATTAGTTTTTTTAACATCTTTAACATTTCTTCCAGCATTTCTTTTAATGATGACAAGTTTTACTAGAATTATTATTGTATTTGGCCTATTACGAAATGCATTAGGAACGCCATATGCTCCATCTAATCAGATATTACTTGGTTTAGCACTTTTTTTGACTTTTTTTGTAATGTCTCCTACATTTGATACAATTTATAAAGATGCTTATGTGCCATTTAGTGAAGATAAATTAAATATGGAAGATGCGATTTTAAAAGGTGCAGTTCCTTTAAAAAAGTTTATGTTAAATCAAACACGAACAACAGATTTAGAATTATTTTCAAAATTAGCACATATTTCTACGTATAAAGATATGAATGATATACCTATGCGTATTTTATTACCATCTTTTATGACTAGTGAATTAAAAACAGCTTTTCAAATAGGTTTTACAATTTTTATACCGTTTTTAATTATTGACTTAGTAGTAGCTAGTGTTTTAATGGCTCTAGGTATGATGATGGTACCACCTTCAACAATTTCTTTACCTTTTAAATTAATGTTATTTGTATTAGTTGATGGGTGGCAATTATTAATTACTTCATTAGCAGAAAGTTTTAATACATAA
- the fliQ gene encoding flagellar biosynthesis protein FliQ, with amino-acid sequence MTSEYVMELFHDAMKVTLMLASPLLLAALISGLIISILQAATQVNEQTLSFIPKIISVISIIVILGPWMLGVMLDYTHNLFTNIPLIIK; translated from the coding sequence ATGACATCTGAATATGTAATGGAATTGTTTCATGATGCAATGAAAGTAACATTAATGCTTGCATCACCATTATTATTAGCAGCTTTAATTAGTGGTTTAATTATTAGTATATTACAAGCAGCTACACAAGTGAATGAACAAACACTTTCTTTTATTCCAAAGATTATTTCTGTTATAAGTATAATTGTAATATTAGGTCCCTGGATGTTAGGTGTTATGCTAGATTATACGCATAATTTATTTACAAATATACCATTGATTATAAAATAA
- the fliR gene encoding flagellar biosynthetic protein FliR, with product MLTFNSLELMTFISNCFWPMVRILSFLSVIPIFNNKILNKKNKIILSGIISWLIAPFLPEVHTILFSYFGLLLFIQQILIGCVLGFVAQFLFIAINLAGEVISLQMGLSFSVIFSNNIHLGNSIISRLLNILTLFFFLVLDTHLHLISILIDSFYSIPIDSYFLNANIFFVLLKFSSYFFFNGIIFILPIIIILLVLSCMMGLLNRLSPQISIFSIGFPLNLFIGILVLYFLIPNILPFFEHLMNELIIFITNTFIQI from the coding sequence ATGTTAACTTTTAATAGTTTAGAATTAATGACATTCATTAGCAATTGTTTCTGGCCTATGGTGCGAATTTTATCATTTCTTTCTGTTATACCTATTTTTAATAATAAAATTTTAAATAAAAAGAATAAAATAATTTTATCTGGAATAATTAGTTGGTTAATTGCTCCATTCTTGCCTGAAGTACATACAATATTATTTTCATATTTTGGTTTATTATTATTTATTCAGCAAATATTAATTGGTTGTGTATTAGGTTTTGTTGCACAATTTTTATTTATTGCAATTAATTTAGCTGGTGAGGTTATAAGTTTACAAATGGGTTTATCATTTTCTGTTATTTTTAGTAATAATATACATCTTGGAAATTCTATAATATCTCGTTTGTTAAATATTTTAACTTTATTTTTTTTTCTTGTACTCGATACTCATTTACATTTGATTTCTATATTAATTGATAGTTTTTACAGTATACCTATTGATAGTTATTTTTTAAATGCAAATATTTTTTTTGTTTTATTAAAATTTTCTAGTTATTTTTTTTTCAATGGTATAATTTTTATTTTACCAATAATAATCATTTTATTAGTATTAAGTTGTATGATGGGTTTGTTAAATCGTTTATCTCCTCAGATATCTATTTTTTCAATTGGTTTTCCATTAAATTTATTTATTGGAATATTAGTTTTATATTTTTTAATACCTAATATACTTCCATTTTTTGAACATTTAATGAACGAGTTAATTATTTTTATCACTAATACTTTTATACAGATTTAA
- the rpmG gene encoding 50S ribosomal protein L33, which yields MAKKNREKIKMISSAGTGHYYTTTKNKRNTPDKLKFKKYDPVIQKHVLYNEGKIK from the coding sequence ATGGCTAAAAAAAATCGTGAAAAAATAAAAATGATATCTTCTGCAGGAACTGGTCATTATTATACGACAACTAAAAATAAAAGAAATACACCAGATAAATTAAAATTTAAAAAATATGATCCTGTAATTCAAAAACATGTTTTATATAATGAAGGTAAAATTAAATAA
- the rpmB gene encoding 50S ribosomal protein L28: MSRICQVTGKKRMIGNNRSHAMNATKRKFLINIQYHRFWVADQKRFVKLRVSTNGMRCIDKNGIEAVIQKINLKKLR, encoded by the coding sequence ATGTCACGTATTTGTCAAGTTACTGGAAAAAAAAGAATGATTGGAAACAATCGATCTCACGCAATGAATGCGACTAAAAGAAAATTTTTAATTAACATTCAATATCATCGATTTTGGGTTGCTGATCAAAAAAGATTTGTTAAATTACGTGTTTCAACTAATGGTATGCGCTGTATCGATAAAAATGGAATCGAAGCAGTCATACAAAAAATAAATCTTAAAAAATTAAGGTAA
- the ppa gene encoding inorganic diphosphatase, which translates to MSFKNIKAGDNIPHDIYVIIEISSNSSPIKYEMDKQSGVLFVDRFIPTPMFYPCNYGYINQTLSLDGDPLDVLVPSHYPIQSNSIIHCKPIGILKMNDESGNDAKIIAVPKSKICEQYKNINDISDISELLKQQISHFFKYYKKLEKEKWVKIIDWGNAQEAKLEINNAYHRAKNISI; encoded by the coding sequence ATGAGCTTTAAAAATATTAAAGCAGGTGATAATATACCGCATGATATATATGTTATTATAGAAATATCATCCAATTCATCGCCTATAAAATATGAAATGGATAAGCAATCAGGTGTACTTTTTGTTGATCGTTTTATACCTACTCCTATGTTTTATCCCTGTAACTATGGATATATTAATCAAACTTTATCGTTAGATGGCGATCCTTTAGATGTCTTAGTTCCTTCACATTATCCAATACAATCAAATTCTATAATTCATTGTAAACCAATTGGAATATTAAAAATGAATGATGAATCAGGAAATGATGCTAAAATTATAGCTGTACCAAAGAGTAAAATTTGTGAACAATATAAAAATATAAATGATATTTCAGATATATCAGAACTATTAAAACAACAAATTAGTCATTTCTTTAAATATTATAAAAAATTAGAAAAAGAAAAATGGGTAAAAATTATTGATTGGGGAAATGCTCAAGAAGCTAAATTAGAAATTAATAACGCATACCATCGTGCGAAAAATATATCAATTTAA
- the pmbA gene encoding metalloprotease PmbA, with amino-acid sequence MELIKDIETEELSLLNTVQKTLELSKNKNISIEVYIKKTIGISVNIRNSIVENVEFNSDGALFITVYNKFSKGTVSSKDFSMHGIKNMLEMAINISKYTSSDFFSGLPDRKNLCFNALELDLFHPWEWNIENAIKFSVLSEQEAFKFDNRIVNSEGSFFNGHMTINIFGNSLGMLQKYKSTRYSSYTCMIAKDQYSMQRDFDYSISRKIDNLLKPEILGQNSAKRAVSRLGSKKIATMKSPIIFLSSISYMFFSHLISAISGNHVYQKSTFLINDLKNKIFPDWLDIIENPHIKQGLGSKPFDNEGVSTNIKYIIRNGILQTWLLNSYNARKLQLDSTGNCGGIYNWLVSHSNISFSELLKNMNKGILITELMGQGVDIINGNYSRGAVGFWIEQGKISYPIHGITISGNLRSMWDNIVSISNDIDIRNNIQCGSVLLSEIQVSGN; translated from the coding sequence ATGGAACTAATTAAAGATATAGAAACAGAAGAATTATCATTATTAAATACTGTTCAAAAGACGTTAGAATTGTCTAAAAATAAAAATATTTCTATTGAAGTGTATATAAAAAAAACTATAGGAATTAGTGTTAATATAAGAAATAGTATTGTAGAGAATGTTGAATTTAATAGTGATGGTGCATTGTTTATTACAGTATATAATAAATTTTCTAAAGGTACTGTATCATCAAAAGATTTTAGTATGCATGGAATAAAAAATATGTTAGAAATGGCTATTAATATTTCAAAATATACTTCTTCTGACTTCTTTTCAGGATTACCGGATAGAAAAAATTTATGTTTTAATGCACTAGAACTTGATTTATTTCATCCATGGGAATGGAATATAGAAAATGCAATTAAATTTTCTGTTCTATCAGAACAAGAAGCTTTTAAATTTGATAACAGAATTGTTAATAGTGAAGGTAGTTTTTTTAATGGACATATGACGATAAATATTTTTGGAAATAGTTTAGGTATGTTGCAAAAATATAAATCGACGCGTTATTCAAGTTATACTTGTATGATTGCAAAAGATCAATATTCTATGCAAAGAGATTTTGATTATTCTATTTCAAGAAAAATAGATAATTTATTAAAACCAGAAATATTAGGTCAAAATAGTGCTAAACGTGCTGTATCTAGATTAGGTTCTAAAAAAATAGCTACAATGAAATCACCAATTATTTTTTTATCTTCAATATCTTATATGTTTTTTTCACATCTTATTTCTGCAATTAGTGGTAATCATGTATATCAAAAATCTACATTTTTAATTAATGATTTAAAAAATAAAATTTTTCCTGATTGGTTAGATATTATAGAGAATCCTCATATAAAACAAGGTTTGGGCAGCAAACCATTTGATAATGAAGGTGTATCTACAAATATTAAATATATTATTCGTAATGGAATTTTGCAAACATGGTTATTAAATAGTTATAATGCTCGTAAACTACAATTAGATAGTACAGGAAATTGTGGTGGAATTTATAATTGGTTAGTTTCACATAGTAATATATCTTTTTCAGAATTATTAAAAAATATGAATAAAGGTATATTAATCACTGAATTAATGGGGCAAGGTGTAGATATTATTAATGGAAATTATTCACGAGGTGCTGTAGGTTTTTGGATAGAACAAGGAAAAATTTCTTATCCTATTCATGGGATCACAATATCTGGAAATTTAAGAAGTATGTGGGATAATATTGTTAGTATTAGTAATGATATTGATATACGAAATAATATTCAATGTGGTTCAGTTTTATTATCTGAAATACAAGTATCTGGAAATTAA
- the rsmI gene encoding 16S rRNA (cytidine(1402)-2'-O)-methyltransferase — protein MNQNYTGMLYVVPTPIGNLLDITHRALEVLKKVNIIAAENIQHTNILLQHFNIKNYLISMNKDNEKKQSDHLIKELKKGKTIALVSNAGTPIINDPGNLLIKKCHNFNIQVIPLPGPCAAITALSASGLMYNRFCYEGFLPSKKTERQNLLYSLRKETRPIIFYETKYRILESMQDIIEQIDKNRYIVIAREITKKWESIYGATAISLLKWLKEEKNRYKGEIVIIIDGYKKLKNDTLNQKILDTFFILRNFCTLKTSVLITSKIHDFNKNNLYQYVIKNKNDKII, from the coding sequence ATGAATCAAAATTATACTGGTATGCTATATGTTGTACCAACTCCAATTGGTAATTTATTAGATATAACTCATAGAGCATTAGAAGTATTAAAAAAGGTTAATATAATTGCTGCGGAAAATATTCAACACACTAATATTTTACTTCAGCATTTTAATATTAAAAATTATTTAATATCAATGAATAAAGATAATGAAAAGAAACAAAGTGATCATTTAATTAAAGAATTAAAAAAAGGAAAAACAATTGCTTTAGTATCTAATGCAGGCACTCCAATTATTAATGATCCTGGTAATCTATTAATAAAAAAATGTCATAATTTTAATATTCAAGTAATTCCTCTTCCTGGACCTTGTGCTGCTATTACTGCGTTAAGCGCCTCTGGTCTCATGTATAATCGTTTTTGTTATGAAGGGTTTTTGCCTTCTAAAAAAACAGAAAGACAAAATTTATTATATTCTTTAAGAAAAGAAACACGACCAATTATTTTTTATGAAACAAAGTATAGAATACTTGAAAGTATGCAAGATATAATAGAGCAAATAGATAAAAATAGATATATAGTAATAGCTAGAGAAATTACAAAAAAATGGGAATCTATTTATGGAGCAACAGCTATTTCATTGCTCAAATGGCTGAAAGAAGAAAAAAATCGTTATAAAGGCGAAATAGTAATTATTATTGATGGTTATAAAAAATTAAAAAATGATACTTTAAATCAAAAAATATTAGACACTTTTTTTATTTTAAGAAATTTCTGTACCTTAAAAACATCAGTTTTAATTACTTCTAAAATACATGATTTTAATAAAAATAATTTATATCAATATGTTATAAAAAATAAAAATGACAAAATTATTTAA